One Pasteurella dagmatis DNA segment encodes these proteins:
- the lolE gene encoding lipoprotein-releasing ABC transporter permease subunit LolE, translating to MNTPFFISWRYQRSKQKNRLVSLISTFSSIGIALGVAVLIVGLSAMNGFERELNQRILAVVPHAEIAAYPNHKGERVILSKHKLKYLLESHSEIIGVSPYVSFTALVENGTKLKVVQVKGVEKQAQDKVSSIGNFVLDKAWQSFNEKSGLILGYGIAKELGVNIGDWVSLLISQTTDEQQLSQPTRHRIQVSGILRLDGQLDHSYALLPLEQAQQFLNFRPEQATGVELKVKHPFEVRQLEYPMLSDYPQALYAQHWINKFGYMYRDIQLIRTVMYIAMVLVIGVACFNIISTLIMAVKDKQGDIAIMRTLGANNRFIKQIFIWYGLQAGMKGCLIGIFLGIILALNLTQIIHGIEWLLGRKLLSDGIYFVDFLPSELHWQDVIIVFLAALILSLVASLYPANRAAQLEPAQVLSSH from the coding sequence TTAAGTGCAATGAATGGTTTTGAGCGTGAACTTAATCAACGTATTCTTGCCGTTGTACCTCATGCTGAAATTGCAGCTTATCCCAATCATAAAGGCGAGAGAGTGATTCTATCTAAACATAAGCTTAAATATTTACTTGAGAGTCATAGTGAAATTATAGGGGTATCCCCCTATGTTAGTTTTACCGCCTTAGTGGAAAATGGTACTAAGTTAAAAGTAGTCCAAGTTAAAGGTGTAGAAAAGCAAGCACAAGATAAAGTGAGTTCAATTGGAAACTTTGTATTAGACAAGGCATGGCAATCTTTTAATGAGAAGAGTGGTTTGATTTTAGGCTATGGTATTGCAAAGGAGCTAGGTGTAAACATAGGGGATTGGGTGAGTTTGTTGATTTCTCAAACTACGGATGAACAACAGCTTTCTCAACCGACAAGGCATCGTATCCAAGTAAGTGGTATTTTACGTTTAGATGGTCAGTTAGATCACAGTTATGCGTTGTTACCATTAGAACAGGCACAGCAGTTTTTGAACTTTAGACCAGAACAAGCGACAGGAGTAGAACTCAAAGTTAAACATCCGTTTGAAGTAAGACAACTTGAATATCCGATGTTATCGGATTATCCACAAGCTCTCTATGCACAACATTGGATTAATAAATTTGGTTATATGTATCGTGATATTCAATTAATTCGTACGGTAATGTATATTGCAATGGTTCTCGTGATTGGTGTAGCGTGTTTTAATATTATTTCAACGTTAATTATGGCTGTAAAAGATAAGCAAGGCGATATTGCCATTATGCGAACCCTTGGTGCGAATAATCGCTTTATTAAACAAATTTTTATTTGGTATGGCTTGCAAGCAGGGATGAAAGGGTGTTTAATTGGCATCTTTTTAGGCATTATTCTCGCCCTCAATTTAACCCAAATCATTCATGGTATAGAATGGTTGTTGGGGCGAAAATTATTATCGGACGGCATTTATTTCGTTGATTTCTTACCAAGTGAACTCCATTGGCAAGATGTGATTATCGTTTTTTTAGCTGCGCTGATTTTGAGTTTGGTGGCAAGTTTATACCCCGCAAATCGTGCTGCACAATTAGAACCAGCACAAGTTTTGAGCAGTCATTAA